The Blattabacterium cuenoti genome includes a region encoding these proteins:
- the rplK gene encoding 50S ribosomal protein L11: MVKENKKIIKKIKIQKINGGKASPAPPIGPILGSSGVNIMEFCKQYNFRTQEKKGEICPVVITVYEDKSFSFIIKKPPVSVQLLNMMKKEKGSKESNRSKIGKISLDKIKMIAINKMEDLNCISIKSAISMVSGTARSMGIEVDL, translated from the coding sequence ATGGTTAAAGAAAACAAAAAAATTATAAAAAAAATTAAAATTCAAAAGATCAATGGAGGAAAAGCTAGTCCTGCTCCACCAATTGGTCCTATTCTTGGGAGTTCAGGAGTCAATATAATGGAATTTTGTAAACAATACAATTTTCGTACTCAAGAGAAAAAAGGAGAAATATGTCCTGTTGTGATCACTGTATATGAAGATAAATCATTTTCTTTCATAATCAAAAAACCTCCGGTTTCTGTTCAATTACTGAACATGATGAAAAAAGAAAAAGGATCTAAAGAATCTAATCGATCCAAAATTGGAAAAATAAGTTTGGATAAAATTAAGATGATTGCAATAAATAAAATGGAAGATTTGAATTGTATTTCAATTAAATCTGCCATATCTATGGTTTCTGGTACTGCAAGATCTATGGGAATAGAAGTAGATCTCTAA
- the rplJ gene encoding 50S ribosomal protein L10, which produces MNKKRKEKELLELVSILYNNETIYFLDISNLNSNQISVLRKNFHEFNIKMKVVKNNLLKKALENTKNKKFDSFFSILNGNTTILFTNFGKKNMASKIIKNFHIQEKIEKPYLKGAYVQESFYFGNKDLDLLINIKSKEDILVEILHILQFPMKDIILSFLNSTKQKICGILETLSSNSSMIKE; this is translated from the coding sequence ATGAATAAAAAAAGAAAAGAAAAAGAACTGTTGGAATTAGTTTCTATATTATACAATAATGAAACTATATATTTTCTTGATATATCCAATTTAAATTCTAATCAGATATCTGTTCTTAGAAAAAATTTTCATGAGTTCAATATTAAAATGAAAGTAGTAAAAAATAATTTGTTGAAAAAAGCTTTAGAAAATACAAAAAACAAAAAATTTGATTCATTTTTTTCTATCTTGAATGGAAATACTACTATTTTATTTACAAATTTTGGAAAGAAAAATATGGCTTCAAAAATTATAAAAAATTTTCATATTCAAGAAAAAATAGAAAAACCATATTTAAAAGGAGCTTATGTCCAGGAATCTTTTTATTTTGGAAATAAAGACTTGGATCTTCTGATAAACATTAAATCCAAAGAAGATATTCTCGTTGAGATATTACATATTTTACAATTTCCAATGAAAGATATTATTTTATCTTTTTTAAACTCAACAAAACAGAAAATATGTGGAATATTAGAAACTTTATCTTCTAATTCTTCCATGATAAAAGAATAG
- the rplL gene encoding 50S ribosomal protein L7/L12: MIEKLAEQLVNLTVKQVNELASILKREYGIEPSNLEKSENISLLEEKISKNKKEEKSIFNIILKSSGNSKLSVVKLVKEITGKGLKESKDLVDNIPSILKESVNKKEAEDLKNKFEEIGAEVELK, encoded by the coding sequence ATGATAGAAAAGCTGGCAGAACAATTAGTGAATTTAACTGTTAAACAAGTTAATGAATTAGCCTCAATTTTAAAAAGAGAATATGGAATAGAGCCATCTAATTTGGAAAAATCTGAAAATATTTCTCTTCTTGAAGAGAAAATATCTAAAAACAAAAAAGAGGAAAAGAGTATTTTTAATATAATTTTGAAATCATCCGGTAATTCTAAATTATCCGTGGTAAAACTGGTGAAAGAAATAACTGGAAAGGGACTTAAAGAGTCTAAGGATTTAGTAGATAACATTCCTAGTATTCTTAAAGAATCTGTAAACAAAAAAGAAGCGGAAGATTTAAAAAATAAATTTGAAGAAATAGGAGCTGAAGTTGAATTGAAATAA
- the nusG gene encoding transcription termination/antitermination protein NusG yields MSVLERKWYVIKTVSGQENKVKLYIENEVRDNGFQEYIGQVLVPIEKVIQMRKGKKIHREKVHFPGYVMVEANLEGEAVHAIKNVPGVINFLSEGKGSDAVPIPMRKEEVNKMLGKIDQLSENYENINIPFIVGETIKVIDGPFTGFNGTIEKINEEKRKLELAVLIFGRKTPLELNFTQIEKI; encoded by the coding sequence ATGAGTGTTTTGGAAAGAAAATGGTATGTAATTAAAACTGTTAGTGGACAAGAAAACAAAGTTAAATTATATATAGAGAATGAAGTTAGGGACAACGGATTTCAAGAATATATAGGGCAAGTCTTGGTTCCTATTGAAAAAGTTATACAAATGAGAAAAGGAAAAAAAATTCACAGAGAAAAAGTTCATTTTCCAGGATATGTCATGGTGGAAGCAAATTTAGAAGGAGAAGCTGTTCATGCAATTAAAAATGTTCCTGGAGTTATTAATTTTTTAAGTGAAGGAAAGGGAAGCGACGCAGTTCCTATTCCGATGAGAAAAGAAGAAGTCAATAAAATGTTGGGAAAAATAGATCAACTATCTGAAAATTACGAAAATATTAATATTCCCTTCATTGTTGGAGAAACAATTAAAGTTATAGATGGCCCTTTTACTGGTTTTAATGGGACAATTGAAAAAATTAATGAAGAAAAAAGAAAATTAGAATTAGCTGTTTTGATTTTTGGAAGAAAAACTCCGTTGGAATTAAATTTTACACAAATAGAAAAAATTTAA
- the rplA gene encoding 50S ribosomal protein L1, which produces MSKKLTKNRKKIIEKISKKKYSLEEAVPFIKEINFVKFDASVDISVHLGIDVRLPNQMVRGTVKLPHGTGKNICILALVNKEKESEAKEAGADYVGLDFIEKIKSGWTDIDIIIATPSVMNKLGSIGKILGPKGLMPNPKMDTVSTNPGKSIKEIKSGRISFRTDRYGIVHSSIGRVSFSNQYLLDNIKEFMITIIRNKPSTSKGVYIKSIHLSTTMSNSISLDSKSFFNA; this is translated from the coding sequence ATGTCAAAAAAATTAACTAAAAATAGAAAAAAAATTATAGAAAAAATTTCTAAAAAGAAATATTCTTTGGAAGAAGCAGTTCCTTTTATCAAGGAAATAAATTTTGTAAAATTTGATGCATCTGTTGATATTTCTGTACATCTTGGTATAGATGTTCGTTTACCCAACCAAATGGTTAGAGGAACGGTAAAATTGCCTCATGGAACAGGTAAAAATATTTGTATTTTAGCTTTGGTAAATAAAGAAAAAGAATCAGAAGCTAAAGAAGCTGGAGCAGATTATGTAGGATTAGATTTTATTGAGAAAATAAAATCTGGATGGACAGATATTGATATTATTATCGCTACTCCTTCTGTTATGAATAAATTAGGATCTATAGGGAAAATATTAGGTCCAAAGGGTTTGATGCCTAATCCTAAAATGGATACCGTTTCTACAAATCCAGGAAAATCCATTAAAGAGATTAAGTCTGGTAGAATTTCTTTTAGAACAGATCGTTATGGAATTGTTCATTCTTCAATAGGAAGAGTTTCTTTTTCGAATCAATATTTGCTGGATAACATAAAAGAATTTATGATAACAATTATTCGGAATAAACCTTCCACTTCCAAAGGTGTTTACATTAAGAGTATTCATTTATCTACTACAATGAGTAATAGTATTTCATTGGATTCAAAAAGTTTTTTTAACGCATGA
- the secE gene encoding preprotein translocase subunit SecE, with protein MKENNFFLEIYDEFFHRITWTKWNDLQSTTMIVSIFSIFLSIFLYGVDVFFIFLIKRLFSL; from the coding sequence ATGAAAGAAAATAATTTTTTTTTGGAAATTTATGATGAATTTTTTCATCGTATTACATGGACAAAATGGAATGATTTACAATCAACAACAATGATAGTCTCTATTTTTTCTATATTTCTATCCATATTTTTATATGGAGTAGATGTTTTTTTTATTTTTTTAATTAAGAGATTGTTTTCTTTATAA
- the tuf gene encoding elongation factor Tu, giving the protein MAKEKFKRDKPHLNIGTTGHVDHGKTTLTASITKVLSEIGLAEEKSFDAIDNAPEEKARGITINTSHVEYETMKRHYAHVDCPGHADYVKNMITGAAQMDGAILVVAATDGPMPQTREHILLARQVGVPKIVVFMNKVDQVDDPELLELVEMEIRELLSKYEYDGENIPIVQGSALGALNGEKKWVDKVKDLMKILDDYIPEPVREMDKPFLMPVEDVFTITGRGTVATGRIECGIINTGDLVDIIGMGDKKLSSTVTGVEMFRKILDKGQAGDNVGLLLRGIEKKDIRRGMVIGLPGSVKPHKKFKSEVYVLTKEEGGRHTPFHNKYRPQFYLRTTDVTGEIHLPNGVEMVMPGDNVSIEVELHQPVALSENLRFAIREGGKTVGAGQVIRIMD; this is encoded by the coding sequence ATGGCAAAAGAAAAATTTAAACGAGACAAACCACATTTAAATATAGGAACAACAGGTCATGTTGATCATGGAAAAACGACTTTAACTGCTTCTATAACAAAAGTATTATCGGAGATAGGATTAGCGGAAGAGAAAAGTTTTGATGCCATAGATAATGCTCCTGAAGAAAAAGCTAGAGGAATTACTATTAATACATCTCATGTTGAATATGAGACAATGAAACGACATTATGCTCATGTAGATTGTCCTGGACATGCAGATTATGTAAAAAATATGATAACAGGAGCAGCTCAAATGGATGGAGCTATTTTAGTTGTAGCAGCCACAGATGGTCCTATGCCTCAAACTAGAGAACATATATTATTAGCTCGTCAAGTAGGAGTCCCTAAAATTGTAGTATTTATGAATAAAGTGGATCAGGTAGATGATCCTGAATTATTGGAATTAGTAGAAATGGAAATTAGAGAATTACTTTCAAAATATGAATATGATGGAGAAAATATTCCTATTGTTCAGGGATCAGCTTTGGGCGCTTTAAATGGAGAAAAAAAGTGGGTAGATAAGGTAAAAGATCTTATGAAGATATTAGATGATTATATTCCTGAACCTGTTCGTGAAATGGATAAACCATTTCTTATGCCTGTAGAAGATGTTTTCACCATAACGGGAAGAGGGACCGTGGCAACAGGTCGTATAGAGTGTGGAATTATTAACACAGGAGATTTAGTGGATATTATAGGAATGGGAGATAAAAAACTATCTTCTACTGTAACTGGTGTTGAAATGTTTAGGAAAATATTGGATAAAGGTCAAGCTGGAGATAATGTTGGTCTATTATTACGGGGAATAGAAAAAAAAGATATTCGAAGAGGTATGGTTATTGGATTGCCAGGATCTGTAAAACCTCACAAAAAATTTAAATCTGAAGTGTATGTTCTTACAAAAGAAGAGGGGGGAAGACACACTCCTTTTCATAATAAATATCGTCCTCAATTTTATTTAAGAACAACAGATGTTACAGGAGAAATTCATCTTCCAAATGGAGTAGAAATGGTAATGCCTGGAGATAATGTTTCTATAGAAGTGGAATTACATCAGCCTGTTGCATTGAGTGAAAATTTACGTTTTGCCATTCGTGAGGGAGGAAAAACAGTGGGAGCAGGACAAGTAATTCGTATAATGGATTAA
- the rpoB gene encoding DNA-directed RNA polymerase subunit beta has product MNTEKISERITFASVAKQVEYPDFLDIQIKSFKEFFQLDTKPENRKNEGLFKAFTENFPISDARNSFVLEFKGYSIDSPRYSIEECIERGLTYSVPLKAKLKLYCTDPEHEDFETVYQDVYLGTCPYMTPSGSFIFNGSERVIVSQLHRSPGVFFGQSYHANGTKLYSARIIPFKGSWIEFATDINNVMYAYIDRKKKLPMTTLLRAIGYERDKDILEIFDLAEEIKITDNVKNILNRTLAARILKIWHEDFVDEDTGEVVSIEKNEILIDRDVFLKEEHIDLMIHHEIKTILLHKEGGRKKDYSIIYNTLHKDPTNSEKEAVEYIYRQLRNTEPPDEETARSVIDKLFFSDTRYSLGPVGRYRLNKRLGLNIDPNHLVLTKEDIISIVEHLNALFNSKREVDDIDHLSNRRVRTVGEQLYTQFSIGLARMSRTIRERMNVRDNEVFMPVDLINAKTLSSVINTFFGTNQLSQFMDQTNPLSEITHKRRLSALGPGGLSRERAGFEVRDVNYSHYGRLCPIETPEGPNIGLISSLSVFAKINNMGFVETPYRIVRHKKVDLKSKVKYLSAEEEEGRIIAQANAIDQNGNFLSDRIIVREDGDFPIVKANQVDYIDVAPNQIASISASLIPFLEHDDANRALMGSNMMRQAVPLLKPESPIVGTGLEQQVARDSRILINAKKNGVVEYLDSRKIIISYDQTDKESLVSFESNLQIYDLIKFRKTNQNTCINLKPIVKKGMRVVKGQILCEGYATENGELALGRNLKAAFIPCNGYNFEDAVLISEKVVSEDWFTSIHIDEYSLDVRDTKLGMEELTNDIPNVSEEATKDLDENGIIRVGAEVKPGDILIGKITPKGESDPTPEEKLLRAIFGDKAGNVKDASLRAEPSLFGVVIDTKLFTRSIKDKKTRIQDKIKIESLEKEYEKRFLDLRNILLEKLLSVLNGKSCYNSVFNEKEKEIINEGSKFNIKILDKISDYIGIHSDNWTDDPEINRLVSEILHNYKIAVCDLISSLKHKKFSITVGDELPSGIIKMAKVYIAKKRKLKVGDKMAGRHGNKGVVARILREEDMPFLEDGSPVDIVLNPLGVPSRMNIGQIYETVLGWAGQKLNMKFSTPIFDGATIEQICEYTDKAEIPRFGTTYLFDGGTGERFDQPATVGVIYMLKLGHMVDDKMHARSIGPYSLITQQPLGGKAQFGGQRFGEMEVWALEAFGASNILREILTVKSDDVVGRAKTYESIVKGEPMPEPNNPESFNVLCYELKGLGLDVRLEE; this is encoded by the coding sequence GTGAATACGGAAAAAATATCAGAAAGAATTACTTTTGCTTCAGTAGCAAAACAAGTCGAGTATCCTGATTTTTTGGATATTCAAATAAAATCATTTAAAGAATTTTTTCAATTAGATACAAAACCTGAAAATAGAAAAAACGAGGGTTTATTCAAAGCTTTTACAGAAAATTTTCCAATTTCTGATGCGAGGAATTCTTTTGTTTTAGAATTTAAAGGCTATTCTATAGATTCTCCTAGATATTCTATAGAAGAATGTATTGAAAGAGGATTAACTTATAGTGTTCCTTTGAAAGCTAAATTAAAATTGTATTGTACAGATCCTGAACATGAAGATTTTGAAACAGTGTATCAAGATGTTTATTTAGGAACATGTCCTTATATGACCCCTTCTGGATCTTTCATTTTTAATGGATCTGAAAGGGTTATTGTTTCTCAATTACATCGTTCTCCAGGCGTTTTTTTTGGTCAATCTTATCACGCTAATGGAACTAAACTTTATTCTGCTAGAATTATTCCATTTAAGGGGTCATGGATAGAGTTTGCTACGGATATTAATAATGTTATGTATGCATATATCGATAGAAAGAAAAAATTACCGATGACAACTTTATTGCGTGCTATAGGATACGAAAGAGATAAAGATATATTGGAAATTTTTGATTTAGCTGAAGAAATCAAGATTACAGATAATGTAAAAAACATTTTGAATAGAACTTTAGCAGCTAGAATTTTAAAAATTTGGCATGAAGATTTTGTGGATGAAGATACAGGAGAAGTAGTTTCTATAGAGAAGAATGAAATACTTATAGACAGAGATGTTTTTTTAAAAGAAGAACATATTGATCTTATGATTCATCATGAAATAAAAACTATTTTGTTGCATAAAGAAGGAGGAAGAAAAAAAGATTATTCAATCATTTATAATACCTTACACAAGGATCCAACGAATTCAGAGAAAGAAGCTGTCGAATATATTTACAGACAACTCAGAAACACTGAGCCTCCAGATGAGGAAACAGCCAGAAGTGTTATTGATAAACTTTTTTTTTCTGATACCAGATATAGTTTAGGTCCTGTAGGAAGATATCGGTTAAATAAACGTCTTGGGTTAAATATAGATCCAAATCATTTAGTTTTAACAAAAGAAGACATTATTTCTATTGTAGAACATTTGAACGCTTTGTTTAATTCGAAAAGAGAAGTTGATGATATTGATCATTTGTCGAACAGACGTGTTAGAACTGTAGGAGAACAACTTTATACTCAATTTAGTATTGGTTTAGCAAGAATGTCTAGAACTATAAGAGAAAGAATGAATGTTCGTGATAATGAAGTTTTTATGCCTGTAGATCTTATTAATGCTAAAACTTTATCATCAGTGATAAATACTTTTTTTGGAACAAATCAGTTATCTCAATTTATGGATCAGACAAATCCTTTATCTGAAATTACTCATAAGAGAAGACTTTCAGCTTTAGGTCCTGGAGGTCTATCTAGGGAAAGAGCTGGTTTTGAAGTTAGAGATGTTAATTATTCTCATTATGGGAGATTGTGCCCAATTGAAACTCCGGAAGGTCCTAACATAGGATTAATTTCTTCTCTTTCTGTATTTGCAAAAATAAACAATATGGGATTTGTAGAGACACCTTACAGAATAGTTCGTCATAAAAAAGTAGATTTGAAATCTAAAGTAAAATATTTAAGTGCAGAAGAAGAAGAAGGGAGAATTATTGCACAAGCTAATGCTATTGATCAAAATGGGAACTTTTTGTCTGACAGAATTATAGTTCGTGAAGATGGAGATTTTCCGATAGTAAAAGCAAATCAAGTGGATTATATAGATGTAGCTCCAAATCAAATAGCTTCTATTTCTGCTTCCTTAATTCCTTTTTTGGAACACGATGATGCTAATAGAGCGCTTATGGGTTCTAATATGATGCGTCAAGCTGTTCCATTATTAAAACCTGAATCTCCTATTGTAGGAACTGGATTGGAACAACAAGTAGCAAGGGATTCTCGTATTTTAATTAATGCAAAAAAAAATGGAGTAGTAGAATATCTTGATTCAAGAAAGATTATTATTAGTTATGATCAAACTGATAAAGAATCTTTAGTCAGTTTTGAATCTAATCTTCAGATTTACGATTTGATTAAATTTAGAAAAACTAATCAAAATACATGCATTAATTTAAAACCTATTGTCAAAAAAGGAATGAGGGTTGTGAAAGGACAAATTTTATGTGAAGGTTATGCTACAGAGAATGGGGAGTTAGCTTTAGGAAGAAATTTGAAAGCAGCTTTTATTCCGTGTAATGGGTATAATTTTGAAGATGCTGTTTTAATTTCTGAAAAAGTAGTTAGTGAGGATTGGTTTACCTCTATACATATAGATGAATATTCTTTAGATGTGCGTGATACAAAATTAGGAATGGAAGAATTAACCAATGATATCCCTAATGTTAGTGAAGAAGCTACTAAAGATTTAGATGAAAATGGGATTATAAGAGTTGGAGCAGAAGTAAAACCTGGTGATATTCTTATTGGAAAAATAACACCGAAGGGAGAGTCTGATCCAACTCCAGAAGAAAAATTATTAAGAGCTATTTTTGGAGATAAAGCAGGAAATGTAAAAGATGCGTCTTTAAGAGCAGAACCTTCTTTATTTGGAGTAGTTATAGATACAAAACTTTTTACCAGAAGCATAAAAGATAAGAAAACTAGAATTCAGGATAAAATTAAAATAGAGTCTTTGGAAAAAGAATATGAAAAAAGATTTTTAGATCTTAGAAATATTTTGTTAGAAAAATTGTTATCTGTTTTGAATGGAAAATCATGTTATAATTCCGTTTTTAATGAAAAAGAGAAGGAAATAATAAATGAAGGAAGTAAATTTAACATAAAAATACTTGATAAAATATCGGATTATATAGGAATTCATTCTGATAATTGGACTGATGATCCTGAAATCAATCGTTTAGTTTCTGAAATTTTACATAATTATAAAATAGCAGTTTGTGATTTGATTAGTTCTTTAAAACATAAAAAATTTTCTATTACAGTTGGAGATGAACTACCTTCGGGCATTATTAAAATGGCAAAAGTATATATTGCGAAAAAAAGAAAATTAAAAGTAGGAGATAAAATGGCAGGAAGACATGGAAATAAGGGGGTTGTAGCTCGTATACTTAGAGAAGAAGACATGCCTTTTTTAGAGGATGGAAGTCCTGTTGATATTGTTTTAAATCCATTAGGTGTTCCTTCCAGAATGAATATAGGACAAATTTATGAAACGGTACTAGGATGGGCTGGACAAAAATTAAATATGAAATTTTCAACACCTATATTTGATGGAGCTACTATAGAACAAATATGTGAGTATACAGATAAAGCTGAAATTCCTCGTTTTGGAACTACCTATTTGTTTGATGGAGGAACAGGAGAAAGATTTGATCAACCTGCTACTGTTGGAGTTATATATATGTTAAAATTGGGACATATGGTAGATGACAAAATGCACGCTCGTTCAATAGGACCTTATTCTTTAATCACTCAACAACCTTTAGGTGGGAAAGCTCAATTTGGAGGTCAACGTTTTGGAGAAATGGAAGTATGGGCTTTGGAGGCTTTTGGAGCATCCAATATTTTACGTGAAATATTAACCGTTAAATCTGATGATGTAGTGGGAAGAGCTAAAACTTATGAATCCATAGTGAAGGGAGAACCAATGCCTGAACCTAATAACCCTGAATCTTTTAATGTTCTTTGTTATGAATTAAAAGGATTGGGATTGGATGTCCGTCTAGAAGAGTAA